In Corallococcus macrosporus, one DNA window encodes the following:
- a CDS encoding immunoglobulin-like domain-containing protein, whose translation MRHTLPLLALTTLLMACGEVEVSLSTDATAYLPGDTVQLVLVNEGTREVGYNLCGARVEHREDGEWIPTPLLGETDACPAVLHTLKVGDQAHGMVTLHKELPAGEYRIVHDVDTLRTDAEGRSLQERVISNPFRIEVTAP comes from the coding sequence ATGCGACACACCCTGCCGTTGCTAGCCCTCACCACGCTCCTGATGGCCTGTGGGGAGGTCGAGGTCTCCCTCTCCACGGACGCCACGGCGTACCTGCCCGGTGACACCGTCCAGCTCGTGCTGGTGAACGAGGGCACCCGCGAGGTGGGCTACAACCTCTGCGGCGCCCGGGTCGAGCACCGGGAGGACGGCGAGTGGATCCCCACACCGCTCCTGGGCGAGACCGATGCCTGCCCTGCCGTGCTTCACACGCTGAAGGTCGGTGACCAGGCCCACGGCATGGTGACACTCCACAAGGAGCTGCCGGCCGGCGAGTACCGCATCGTGCACGACGTGGACACGCTGAGGACCGACGCTGAAGGACGCTCCCTTCAGGAGCGGGTGATCAGCAATCCCTTCCGCATCGAGGTGACGGCGCCTTGA